The Alligator mississippiensis isolate rAllMis1 chromosome 11, rAllMis1, whole genome shotgun sequence genomic interval CACATGCCAACTTCAGCCATGGAAATGCCACTGCTTTGCCTAAAAGAGGTCAGCTTGGAGCTGGATAGTCTAGTACACAGGACCAAAGCCACCATGGGAATCTGGCACTGACAGGGCTGCATTACCACATAGGCAAACTGGGCACATACCTAGGGCCCTGagctttgcatgtgtgtgtgtggggggtgaggtgggaggggggagggttcctccctctgtggtggcagtgcaaaAGTCCCCATCTGTCTcgcatcccttcccttcccattcccaTGCTTACCCATGGAGGAATCTCTGTGGTCACCCATGGTTGCCACCAGTGAATGTGAGGGAGGAATCAACCCCTGCCACTTCAGTGGGGTCACTCCTCTTCAAGGGAGAAGAGAATTTCCCCTACTTACCTTGAGAGGGTGACACTGGGTCAACAGTGGGATGAGTGAGGTAATATCTCCAATTTCCTTCAAAAGCGTGACACTGGGTCAAGGTTTGGAAGAATGAAGGAAAGACACATGGGGCAGCATGAGATTATTTATTTGTGTATAGCAGCATCCTCTAATTCATATATGAAATACTGACTCCTGTGGATAAGTAAGAAACTCCTCCTAAAGGCAGAATGTGCCACACCTGCCTGCCAGGTGTGTCACTCTGAAGTTGAGGGTGGCCTCTGCTGCACACTGGACAAGAAGGACATTGGCCACATCCACTAGGGCAATTCTACATTCCCATTTGCatctccagccctgcctcctctctTTTACCTTGAAATGGCACAGAGCTCAGTTCCCTCTGGGTTGACTTCGGTTCATTTCTGAACTGGGCACAAAAACAGTTGAAGGGATACTGACTGCTTGGGCTCTCTACAGGTTGTAGGGCCTGGGCTGGTTTTACAAGTTCAAGGCCAGGCCTGAGAACTGGGGGACGAGCTCAGGGACCAAGGGGAGTTTGTggcagcagggaccacctgcCAGGCAAAGTCCTGAtgtgggagaggcctggaggTCAGAAGTCACTTTCCAAAGCTGTCTCTCTGGTGTCCCAACCTGATGGCATTGTTGGCAGTTTCCTGATCCATCTGGGATGCAGCATCCCCAGGGCTCCATAAATGCCCCTAGATATCACCTAACCCATTGTAGAAGCACAAAGCCAAAGCTAAATCTTCAGTAAACACACAGCTCCacctctttccccctccaccaACCATGGGCCGGTAGAGTTGGGGTGGGCGGGGGAAATAACATGGGTGTTGTGGGAAGGAGACTCCCACCATCAGAGACAGGAGGCTTCAACGCTGAGCTGCTCTCTTTctaggagagagagaaactagGACTGAGGTGCACCATAGACTGCAGCTTCTTGGATGGATGACCTATGGACAACTTTTTCACTGTCTTTGCTTGGCACTTTCCATCTTGTTGCATTTCTTTGTCTCCTTATCCACAATctgcttttttccttccctctccctacctTCTGTGTCTTCCTATCTCTTCATTTGTCTCTCTTCCTACATATATTATCAACTTAGTCAAGAGACTTCTGTATCTTTCTATCGTACACTTTTCTGACTTCTTCTTTCCATTCAGCCACCTCCTTTActtctttccctcttccttccactccttttcctcccctctaTCCACCATTCCCAATCTCTGCTCTCTTCTTATTCATATCAcatctcttttttcctctctttctgtaaactctcctctcttcccccttctctctctaaaACATCCACCCCTTTCTTTCTGCCTCTGGAGGTGGCATACATCCACTGGCTCATCACCTATATCTTTATTTGCACCTTTCTGTCCCTACTTTCTGGCACTTTCCTACCATCTCTGTCTCACACACTTTGTCCTGTCCAGGCTGGCATTTCCAATGCTCCCATCATCGaagtcagagggatcttcggagGCTGTTCCAGCTCAGACAGATTTAGAACATCCCGGGGCGGCTGCAATGCACAGATCTGGTCTCAAGTCCCACATTCATAACCAAACCTTAGTCTTGGGTCTGGAGAACTTCATGGTGGTCTAAACCTacctctgcctgtctgccagtgCTCACAGATACTGTATCCCCCTCTATTCCAACAAACCAGGTCCCTAGTAATATATGCAGAGCAATGGGATCTTCCACAGCCCAGACCGTTGTGCCATTATAAAGGGTACAGAACAGCAAGTGTCCCCCTGCCTTTGAGGCCCCTGAGCCTTTTCAGCCACGGGGCTGACTCTTCGCAGGGCCCTACAAAGATGAAAGGATCCAAGAACAGAGAAGCAGAGATTATGGGTGCAGGCTCTGCCCGCAGACTATGAGCTATTGGAAGCTGCCTGCGCAGGAGAGATTGGGCTGATTGGAACCAGAGGAAAATGAAGGTGAGCCTGGATAACCGAGGAAAGCATTCAAAACGGTGTGCGGGATAcagagatggggggtggggagaggggaaatagCAGAATGAATGGAGCAAGAAGCTGCCTGACTTGGGTTAATATTGTGAGAATGAGGCTGAGAGATAGACTgacagcctgatgaagggtgtgttgTGGAAAAAGGGCAGTTAGATCAGAGATGTTTCCTGAAATGGCCATTACTGACTGTGCTGGTGCTGGCCAGGGTCACATGGATGAACCAAATCTTTGGTCCTGATTCCTTCACTCCTATGTGCTATGGCTTGTCCAAAAATTTTACCAATGATCCAGGAAATTCATGTAGTAACTGCTGTCAAAGGTTTGGATTGTAATACAGCATTTGGATAACACTCAGTTTATCTTTTTACCAACCTATTTGTCACTTAGACttttctccttcttccctccttctcttAGCTTCTTTGGATAGCAGAGATAGAGTTAGCAGTGCTGTCAGACAGAATGGGGAAAAGGGGAGTGAGACAGAAggtgaggagggaggaaaagtaAAAATCTTGAACTGGGGGGAATTGTCTGGGCTAGGATGGGATgctttagtcaaggatgatcctaccGTGAGCAGGGGATTGACTAGATATCATCTCATGAGGTCggctccagccccacttttctatgattctgtctcaGCCCATCCTAAATCCATGTCTAATAGGTAAGTAGCCTCTGAAAAATTAACACCCTCCATTCCCCAGGTACCATGCCTACTAAGTGATGAAGTAGTTATAGTACCATCATAGAGCTGCATAACTGCAATGTATAAttgaaaaatatataattatatataactGTATATTTCCATAATTGTAATATATTACAATACACCTCTTATAGACCACTTTTTGGTTTTGATCCCACCAGTGCCATTTGTTATTGCATTCTGCCACCTGTATTCAAAATTCAGCATTTCATGCATTTCCCAAATTTACTGGATTCCAGAATCTCATCTTTCCCACATCAGCTTGAAAGTGTGTGCGCCAAATCAAAACCCCTGTAGTGGAACTCACTTATGACTCAGTTTGTCCTCAAACCATGAGACTAGCTTCTCCCAAATTAACTTTTCTTGCATTTGACAAAtccatagatttaatagatttcatagacattagggctggaagggacctcacaagatcatcgggtccagccccctgcccaaggagcaggaaatcagctggggtcagagcaccccagcaagataagcatccaagcatttcttaaaggtatccagagtaggtgcttgcaccaactCTGGGGGGAGTCCATTCCAGTCTCCGGAGAcccagacagtaaagaagtttttccttatgtccaatccaaaatggtcttccagcagtttgtgaccattagaatttgtcttcccttggggtgctctgctgaacagacgttcccctagatcctgttgcacaccccttatatatttatataggcTGCCTCCacgtctcccctgagcctgcgcttctccaggctgaagagtcccatggctctcaagcTTTCCTCAAAAgtcctgttctcttgacctctaatcatggcTAATGCCATAGCCCTCAGCTCCTCAATCTCCATGAATTTGTGTTGACTaagtttttttgcatttttgaatATGCCCAAACATTAAGACTGAACCTGACTGGGTACATTCAACAATGTGGTAATGTTACATATGGCGGTGATGTTCTTTTTTCAATTTTATACCAGCGAAAGCCATACTGTAGACCCAATAATACTAGAATAAATGTGCTTCTGTTCTTGGAGAATCTCATTTTGGCCATCAAGTAGGGATGCTCTCTATTGGGAAAGGCACATTTTGCAAGTAAGATAAGATCTGTATAATGAGTGTGCACTGATACCAATCTGCCACCAAGCCTTTCCTAGACAAGGCCTATCCTTTACAACGAAACAAGTTTAATTTTTGTACAGCTTTCTTAATACCTGTTCCCAATTTCCAGTCCTTACTCTATTGCTACCAGTGCTCACAGCTCAGCCTTCCAGCCTTTCCCAGATACAATCATTTACTGTGTGCCTAATTTCTAGGCAGTGAACTGATTCATAGTTGTCACATCCAAAACACCCACTGCCAGTCACACTCACCCATTtgttatcagggatcctggttttccccaatttttggttaaaacaaAGTAAtcccaaatacacatttttctgtaaattaaatgaaacaccactatatatatatatatatatatatatatatatatatatatatatatatgagagagagagagactataatatatatatagtcacTATGATCACTATATGGCAtggtctctccctctctctctctctctctctctctctctctctctctctatatatatatttatacagtggagatttttttaaataatgggaaaatgtgatttgaggttattttttttgtaaccaaaatttggggattgttttaaatcagagaaaacccatGTCTCTGGTTATCACCAAACTCCTGTCTGCAGGGTATTCCTTGCGTTACTCTCTCTGTTCCTATAGGTGACCTATGGCAAAGCAGCATGGGATGAGGGAAACCAGAGTGCTGTGGATGAATTCATCCTGCTGGGGGTGTCGGATCAACCGTGGTTGGAGCTCCTGCTGTTTGTGTTCATCTTAATCTGCTACATTTTGACACTGCTTGGGAATGTCACCATCATTGTCGTCTCCCGGCTGGACCCCCGtctccacacacccatgtacttcttcctcagcaacctcTCCTTCCTGGACCTTTGCTACACCACTTGCCTAAGTCCCCTACTGCTGGTAACTTTGCTTAGCACCCGCAAGTCCATCTCTTGGGCTGGCTGCATGGTCCAGCTCTTCATTGCTCTAGCCCTGGCAACCAGTGAGTGCATGCTGTTGgcagtcatggcttatgaccgctATGCAGCCGTCTGCCACCCCCTGCGCTACATGACCATCATGAGCCGCCCCCTCTGCCTGCTCGTGGCTACGGGCTCCTGGCTCAGTGGCTTGGTCAATTCCCTGGCACAGACCGTGTTGACTATGCAGCTGCCTCTGTGTGGACAGAATCATATTGAccattttttctgtgatcaacCAGGCCTATTCAAATTGGCCTGTGTTGACACCTCCTTCATGGAAACTGAGGTCTTCTCGGTAAGTGTGTTTGTCCTGGTGGTGCCAGTGAGTCTCATCCTGGTCTCCTATGGCCACATTGTCACTGCTGTGCTGAGGATTCGCTCAGCTGAGGGCAGGCGCAAGGCTTTCAacacctgtgcctcccacctAGCTGTGGTGTCAATTTTTTTTGGCACAGCCATCTATGTCTACCTGCAGCCCCAGTCCAGAAACCAGGGAAAGATTATCTCCCTCTTCTACACATTGGTCACCCCCATGCTGAACCCTCTGATCTACACACTGCGGAACAAGGAGGTACACAGGGCCCTGCGGAAGGTTTTAGAAATAACCCCAACCACTAAGGCTTGGGGATAGTTGCTGGCCATGGGAGCCTCTGTTTTCTCATGGACTCTGGCACATTTTCCCTGCATGCCACTTCTAGCCTGATCAAGtctcttccttctttcccctcaCTTCATCCTTTGGGCCTCTTTCACCTCCTATAACCCATCACCTGAAACTGGGAGATTATCCAGTGTCTTGACTTTCATCTAAAAACAAACTTTTTGTGTCTGGTTGATATGGATAGAAAGTAGGCAGCATGACACCTCTGTAAAGTAAAGAGTCAGGGACCAGTAAGAAACATTGGTTAATAAAACTATTTAATTCGTTTTTAGAATCTCCACTGATCTTTTGAATGCATTGGTTAGCAAAACTGTGATTTGTTTTCCCCAGGATTGGAAGACGTTCTAGCTCACAGCCTATTCTGCTTCTAATGTGAGCAACCCTTTGCATGGCTACCCCAAAAACCATATTCCTCACCTCAAGAGTGCAAGTCTGTTCAGTCATGAGAAATAGGTAGTTTTCTATTCTCTTCTTGAATAAACCACAGTAAGCCTGCAGCCTGATTTTATCTTTCTGTTCTTTCTCTTCTCTACCTTGTGGCCCAAATATGGTTTAAAGAGCATTTTCCCTGGGCCAAAGCCTTATATCAGTCTCAAAGGATGGTGAGCCCACATTTTCTGCTTCCTCATAAGGTATCCTGATCACCAGACTCTGAAGTAGGCAGGGTTGACAACATCTTCCATACCTCCAATTGCAGATGGCTCACAGATAGAAGTCATGGACCCCAAAGCATAACTTTCAGTAGGAACCACCAGACAGTTGCCAATGACATTTGCCCATTTGTGCAATGACAATATAAAGCAAAGAGAACATCAGGAGGGGAATGAAGACTATTTCTCCCTTAAGCCAGTGGCTTTTTCCTATGGCCAGAGTCCAGCTCTTTCTTGCATGCTCTGCTTCTGGctttaagggtgcctgtacacatcaTGGGATTTAATcgtcattaaattaaataggtttataaaattttaaATTGTTTATGTTAGAGTGTCATGTGAGTGTTTGCATGTACTAGGCTTTCAAATGAATTAAATCCAGTGTGCAATTCCCTGTcaattccagcagggggagctgtaTACCAATCAACCCCACTGCTGTCTTCCTTACTgaactatggggggggggggggcacatgtaaATCACTAATACATCACTAATCTTCTCTCTCCTCACTCCTGAACTCCCCGCCACCCACTGGGAGCCTCAAGTTAGCCCCCCGAGCCTTTCCTGCTAAGCTGCGGACACCCTGGAACCACATGAactcccacctctccccattcCCTTCCATGCCCACTATACCCCCTTAAAGGACACTTCTTATTCACAAACACGGGGTCCCTATGGTAACACGTGGTCATCATCACCCCATGCCACCCAGCCCCAAACCCACCTGTGGGAAAGGGGACCCTCCAGCTTCCCCCACCAACCCAAATAGGTGCCTTGCCACTTGCACCTCCCTAAGCTCTGATCTCCAGCAGGCGGTCCATGGCAGGAACTCCCATTCCACACTGTATGCACCCCCTACCACACCCCAAACTGTGTGAACTCCCATGTAAGaaaataaatacacatttaaatatatatatgaagtataatttttatttataaatatatacatttacatttttatggGGTGAGGAGCAGATGGTCCACCTTCTCATCCTCCACATCGCTGGTGGTGGTtgtggctggtgggggggaagatGTACACCACCTGTGGTGTTGGTGGtcgtagtggtggtggttgtgttGGTGCGTGTACCAtcaggaccatggggtaatacaTCATGGGGGTGTAGACCAAAAGCTCATGTTGATCTGACATTTTGTTTTCCGTGTTtcaggactacatttcccagcatcccctagTAGTCAGGAATCGGGAAGGTTTCCATGAGCACATCTGCTGCAGTTGTGCTGTGAT includes:
- the LOC132243686 gene encoding olfactory receptor 2G3-like, translating into MGVGNQSAVDEFILLGVSDQPWLELLLFVFILICYILTLLGNVTIIVVSRLDPRLHTPMYFFLSNLSFLDLCYTTCLSPLLLVTLLSTRKSISWAGCMVQLFIALALATSECMLLAVMAYDRYAAVCHPLRYMTIMSRPLCLLVATGSWLSGLVNSLAQTVLTMQLPLCGQNHIDHFFCDQPGLFKLACVDTSFMETEVFSVSVFVLVVPVSLILVSYGHIVTAVLRIRSAEGRRKAFNTCASHLAVVSIFFGTAIYVYLQPQSRNQGKIISLFYTLVTPMLNPLIYTLRNKEVHRALRKVLEITPTTKAWG